Within Limanda limanda chromosome 1, fLimLim1.1, whole genome shotgun sequence, the genomic segment ACTGGGATTGGTAATGTTCATAAACAGCTGCTTCTGTGGGAGGAACACTGATCTCAGGCATGTCCCAACAATTTCCCCTAGACTCTGTCCTTTAACCAGCCTGTCACTGAAATGCTACCATTTTCTATTCTTCTGTGTTTTAATTCCTCTTTTCTACAGGcacaggaaaatccagccgaGGAAGAAGCTGTTCAACAAGCTACGTCAGAAAGGCCACCGTACTCCTACATGGCCATGATCCAGTTTGCCATCAACAGTCAAAAGAACAGAAGGATGACACTGAAAGAGATTTACACTTGGATCGAGGAGCACTTCCCTTACTTTAGAGAGGTGGCCAAACCAGGATGGAAGGTACAATAGAACTATACAGTGTAAAATTCATGGACACATATGCCACAATATGTGACAAAGTAAACCTTTCATCAGAGACTGAAACATGCATTTAAGATTTTTCTTATTCACTATTCTAGAATTCCATCCGCCATAACCTCTCTCTGCACGACATGTTCATTCGTGACACGTCACCGGACGGTAAAGTTTCTTTCTGGACCATCCGGCCCGAAGCAAATCGATGTCTCACTCTTGATCAGGTTTACAGGGTTAGCGCAACTTTTCACTGATCCATTGTTTTGCGGAATTAAACTTTGTGTCACTTTTGACTTGTTTTGGATTTCAACTTCTGTATTTTCCCCTTCTCCCTTCCTATCGCTCTCCACAGCCGGGTTGTGACCCAATGACTGCTCCTGTCCATGTGCCAATGCTTTTATTTCCCCATCAAGTAAGACTGATTTACTCTTCTTTCAGCATTCCCGTCAGGCAGCCGATGAAGGGACAGTAAAATCAAGAGATCCAATGAATTCAGCGGCAGCCGCTAATGTGAGGTTGAGGGAAAATAACTTTTGGACATGTATCCAAGTAGGGACAGACATAAGACAAGTTGTTTTCGCAGGTTGTCACGAATGTATAGTCAAAAATTAGAGGGCACAGTTATGGTAGTAAAGCAATAGAATTGTTTTGttcctttccccccccacagCAACTAAAGAAGGTGCTTCCTGATGCAAGAAAGACACAAACTGGCTCTGGTGAGTTAACAGAGAGGAAGGACTTTAGGAGAGTTAACTGAGGAGACAGTAACAGTTTGAAGAAGGCAAATATacagaaatattcattttaaaatgaccTCTGAGTTACTACTGTCTTCTCTGttcagagagaaagatgaaaccTCTCCTTCCTCGAACCGACTCGTACTTGGTCCCGATCCagctccctgtctcctccccctTCTACCTGCCGTCCTCGTCGGCCCCGTTTCTCCTGGCGTCCTCGCAGCAGAAAAGGAACATTTCACGAGGAACCAAGAGAGTGCGGATAGCCCCTAAGGTAACGTCTCTGCCCTGCACCACAGAATGATGGATAAATCCAAATAGTCTTTAAAGTACTAAATCTGATATAATTCAGCATAATAGTCATATGGGATCAGCTTTTCAGGAGATCCAAGTGGTTGTGGgtagattttaaaaaaaatgtcggAAACGTGTGTGAATTTGATGGTATTTTTGTCTGACAGGTGGAAAAAAGTGAGTCTCCAGCTGTGGTTCTGCTTCCTGAGAAGAGCGATTGCTATCAGAGGGAGATAAAGCAGGAGCCAATGTGTGTTCCGATTAAATGCGAGACTCCCAAAGCCCCCCCGAGGACACAAGCCAGCAGCTCCAGACGTAAACAGCGTCTGATTCGCTCTGTTGACGAGGAGCCCGTCCTCCTTTGTCCTGACAACAATTTCTTTGACTCTGGCGTCGCCTCCGATGCCTCCATGTTCCACGACATGCAGGACACTACCGTGGACGAGCAGAAGCCTGAGCAGCACACCCCCGAACGGGAGTTCTCCTTCAAGACCCCCATAAAAAGTAACAGCCAACTGAGCTCCTCCACCCCCAGCAAGCCCCCTTGTAACGCCACACCCGAGACCTGGAAGGTGACCCCTGTGGGCAAAGGGCTTCAGAACGTTCTGGATTTCAGCCCCATCCGCACACCGGGTGGTCCCGCCGTCACCCCCCGCCACGACTACAACTCGTTCAGTTTCAGCAGCACTCCATTTAAAGACTGGCCTCTGTTTAACTCCCCCAGGGAGCTGCTCAACTCCGCTACCTCCAGAGTCACAGAACCAGCAGACTCTCCCACCGACGGCCCCCAGAGCAGCTGCTCCAGAGAGCTGCTCCAGGCCGGAGGTGTCACACCCACTAACCGCTCCATCACAGAGGGTCTCGTCCTCGATACCATGAACGACAGCTTGAGCAAGATACTGGTGGACATTAGCTTCTCCTGTCTGGACGATGACGACCTGGGTATGGCCAACATCAGCTGGTCCGAGTTCATTCCACAGTTTAAGTAGCTGAAGGGCAGGAATATTGTGTATATATTACAGTGactttttttcaaaacactatAGGATGGATAGCTGGAACAGAAACAGCAAAGCAGGTGCAAACGTACAAGAAATCTGAGATATGAAGACCACAAGCTTTTGGGTAAACACGAACAATTCATAGATTTTTCATAACTATAACTGTCAGTTTATCAGCACTTcactttttctgtatttattttacctgATTTGATTTCACTCCATAACAACACTAAAGTAAAACTGAAGAGAAGCTGCTCTCTAGGCTGTCATTTCTGCTGGAGTTTGATTGGGCCTAAGTTGCAGCTTTAATGTGAAGAATGCATCCTTCCATTcagttgttgtggttgttcaTTGGAATTAGCTTCCCTTTGCATCTGCTCTGCTTCCTTCATATGTTTCTGGCTGGCGTTTGTAATCAAAACCGTTTTTTGCAGAATTATTGACAGGGACGCTTAGTAAGTCCTATTTCCTCCAATCGCTTTTTTTGCATCATTCAATAATCggtcctgttttcttttatcttctATCCTTACTGTTGTGTCCGTCTGTATTTGTGAAGGAATCTAGAGAAGAGAAGTGAGTGTATATGTATGTTGATTtgcacattttaatatatatttttcgatttttacatatataaatgtaaagacATTTATATTACTGCTTGGTCAGCCAGCAAGGCGTCTCTGTGCCTTTTGGCCCGGTCGGCCTCCTGGAATCAGCTTCTAGACTTTTAGATTGTGATTTAGAAGTGTtggtaataaaaaaacaaacagcaataggattgtaaaaaaacatttaaaagttgaGACATCACAGTAATTGCTCTTCAGTTGGTTAGTATCTATCTTCAGGGCACTTTGTATCAGCCAGAGggatttttaaacatttcacatctttgGAAACAAAATGCTTCATATGTTGTGTCAGTAAATCATAGATTCTGTTTCAATGACAACACCTActgccttttttaaattatcatgTAGCACAGACGGGAAAACAGGGAACATGTCAGAACACTTTTTTCAGCACCATCATTGGAGGATGGAATGAGAtatgtacattttgttttgttttaagatTTCACAAACTAATCACTGACTAGcaagtgtgttgtgtttacttcATGAGACTTAAATCGCAGTAACCTGATGTGTTTGCAGTTGCAGGATCAGAATGTTGTGGCCTTTAGCAAACTGCTTCATGTGCCTTCTTGTTGTTTGTATATGACTGTACAATAAAACTGTTGGTGTTTATACCTGTGAAGGTTCTCAATCATCCAGATCATCGTGTCTGCAGGAGTTCAACAAGTGGACGTTGGCCACTGGACATGCGTGTACTcacattaaacatatttaaaaagctAATTTACAAGAAAGTCTTCAAAATGAAATACAGCAGAGTAGTGATACCAAACACAGCCAGACAATGCTACCTTTTAAGATGACGAATGTTAGTCTTAATACAATGTAGGTCGCGTCGAGTCTCTAAAGTACTAAAACTCCATTTCAGCTTATATTACTAATAATGAGGAATAGGTGAACATCAAATAGATTTTTCTAAAagatggtttctttcattttagtgaattctcatcacacatcacttctaataagtttggtttgaattagttatttgatgcgaTAAAAACGgggaaacgtcatgattgacagctgagactgacttgtgatttgTCGATCATGTGTATCGGCTGGACCTCACGATATCACGTCTCCATCCCATAATCGCTACTGTGCAACATGGCAgcgatattttggcttcatttctggacggTGAGTGGACTTGGagcgtccatctttaaatacagactATTCTTTAGCCCTGGTATTTGCTGACATATCTtggaaaatttgattttttttggggCCTTTATCTTCAGAGATGAGAGATGTGATGgagatgcactcacacacacagatattaaaACACTGCCCATCTTGTATGGCAATGCCAAGTAAGCAAGAAATGTTCCAGGCATTTGTTAAGGTGGTATCCAGGAACTTTGCCTGCAGGGGGCGTGATGTCCTCATCCTCAGTATGTCTGGATTTCCTGTTGAGCCACTTCCAGAAGGATCTGCATCTGCTTGCTGCAGAAATCTGTGGatgcagaagagagagaatcCGACTTATAAAAAAGCTGAGACGGCTTTTCATTCCAGTCTGGCAGCCTCAAGCTCGAGGTTAAAACAATGGCCTATTGTATCGTCTGAGCTATGTTAAGTGCATTTTTGCATTTGAAGAAtatacttctgcttttactCGTCTTTATGGGGTAAAAAATTACTTGAATTAGAATTTGtgcttttaaattaaaacaaagcctTTAACTCTTTGGAGTGctgggatattttggcaggtTTTTAATGCTTTTGAACTTCATAGAAGTTCGAGCAGTGACAAGTTGGCCGATCCTGTGACTCACTGAAGATACGTCTGAACCTCTTGGGCAGACGGAAGCGGTGGACGGTCACGTAGTAAACTGGGATTCCGGTCAGTGTGAGAAAGCAGCTTGCGCCGGTGTTGAAGGGGTCAGAAAACAGAGACATGCCCACGATGAAGAAACAAGCCACCGTGAAGGTGACTGCGATGAGCACGGGCACCTGAGGGTTCGTTGGGAAAAGTGCAGACATGATGACAGTGGTCAGATCAGGTCAGGGTACAGAGAGATAGACGGTAAAAAACAGTTCTGGTGGTCAGCACGATGCACTCGAACCTTGAAGGGCCTCGGGAGGAGAGGGAACCGGTGCCGATGGATGAGCATCCCCAGGGTTGTCAAAGCGATGAAGAACCAACGCGAGAAGGAGACGAAGTTGATGAGCTGGTAAATCTCCCCGTTGAATATCATCAACATCG encodes:
- the foxm1 gene encoding forkhead box protein M1, with product MRRSPRRPLILKRRKLPFQQNDETTAAGSQSQFAASGSEESTKPDMSRCFPDGIRIMNHPSMPDTQVVVIPKTADLQSIIGALTAKGKECGAQGPNKFILLSESGSCNNGSFCQTAAELDGVSTIRADGQPVKVETMCKPPDPKPLTGIKSFNKELECRPLDESLTSMQWLGKMSPSTVEPALPKQVPGKENRDPDVQAPQAQENPAEEEAVQQATSERPPYSYMAMIQFAINSQKNRRMTLKEIYTWIEEHFPYFREVAKPGWKNSIRHNLSLHDMFIRDTSPDGKVSFWTIRPEANRCLTLDQVYRPGCDPMTAPVHVPMLLFPHQQLKKVLPDARKTQTGSERKMKPLLPRTDSYLVPIQLPVSSPFYLPSSSAPFLLASSQQKRNISRGTKRVRIAPKVEKSESPAVVLLPEKSDCYQREIKQEPMCVPIKCETPKAPPRTQASSSRRKQRLIRSVDEEPVLLCPDNNFFDSGVASDASMFHDMQDTTVDEQKPEQHTPEREFSFKTPIKSNSQLSSSTPSKPPCNATPETWKVTPVGKGLQNVLDFSPIRTPGGPAVTPRHDYNSFSFSSTPFKDWPLFNSPRELLNSATSRVTEPADSPTDGPQSSCSRELLQAGGVTPTNRSITEGLVLDTMNDSLSKILVDISFSCLDDDDLGMANISWSEFIPQFK